From one Anopheles cruzii chromosome 3, idAnoCruzAS_RS32_06, whole genome shotgun sequence genomic stretch:
- the LOC128271100 gene encoding uncharacterized protein LOC128271100 produces MDHHGLYADISNSFPSAGGLPSTSVKYQLHNPPQIPPQPPPVPGSGPALGSRQFQYHHSQQQPSSLSSLLHSQSGVAAGAYGQAQDTTAGAHHQIHQRHAAQQQSSQRQHQHPEPTHRTVNGGVGNLGADLYPNETVGLFEATSNTNSSSGGTLAGGNQNSSYSSSVSNSSRKYETNTGDSITYNINNINTNIVNNISAGHQTGPPAVAAIANGGGGVGGTVDFLCGGITTGGSQYGSGAAGTSASGSIAVNGGSATGGVQGASNPTIINISNNNHNIMAPPYPYHGVPPYQTGKPVGGKYSAAVGGGGGGGAGSTGWTEYANHQHEASVIGNFEAKNPNKYHPTMVVGATGTGGIGSRMTGGGYRYASEYVGGSQQTGQPSSGGQQQQHGAHYASQGAGYGLYHPDGVQVSPVQQSALGAVGYEAYPHIVRNNKYTSGPSVMGPHMTGGSRASSSDLMYNERSQRYVSSYASGNAYLSSAAGAHGQVPGPTTGAFYPSMVPGAKGMMNPGPEYYGNSYVKQLPAHHGHHHPPNHTPYIPPNRMAYASAGQTPNANYHHPHPQTHPHHPHHVSHPHKGTTVIGGAGYGYSSNGASSSYDDPYHQRTAMARVPLSGHPYTSDPHHHHPVHAATQYANPLPAQSTAASYHHQTSIGLGGYPNPKLTFSKNVNDFYSPNVASGASQQQQQHYSAPVSAMQPTSGGHHGAHYGVKYTSQTIVPPHKVPPSSGGGGGVSKQTSCYYDTPNPVIDINHPLIDLEEQINSVKILKNPPNAMAGGGYEAIHPLNYDCQQMYLQNRYLHAKPATSTASGNTGGYISGGLSTASGSLHHAQRHLYSHHHQLHHPEAMGAFGAYTTIEDLELLPRSFALDDSLKDKSLRDYLTSWSEMEEEDPNASKGVPKEANNNLSAHQNFESYNYPQQQQQQQQQPLVATSTTAPQPTISPAPVKPPTETTMAIASPQPAKPEEAPVKPPPSVQCPVTGHTGVIVANVQNTGNLPDILVDIEKPAKPDEPQGKDDEKLYILETYDVPHSELNKYKHLNVINELPKNVVPINDSADSLKFLEEIESNREKYYQTELESEVVYEDRKMDEKVKQQEELEVEDGTASEEESDRTNVDPKSVIQQPKVEVESTVQEEDLLPEQQDTQEQSQQPEHETDSQHEEMLNEENSCEEQQTSQEASEEMGEAKPSVMADASPQETQYHPEAPPETQPEENVGFEPVVNEETFKVPRCYPKYRKRRFYDYDMPRFPKKARRSSIEEFINCDMPKFKVQTFRRNPKSLASLLLDTLNSKPFRRWAKHELEQRQEQHSQQQEPAPVAMVESQEPLEQLAAEGEVPEAYTEQQEEPPATNDGVIVPSLKELCYQRIDALDLYLQPAPLKELCERVICVNKHLYIIEELKSEPPRLQDLCKNVLSETNIFIDVTDNGAVCIIDNTEDGDAVGEIELPAKQSSPSGGRVFIVEEDRGTIADLLRESVQLQEEDLVVMRQHSEDDCEDHEIFMANLNTEEPAPCVVGERAVLSDSENDIFLRVEQEIEKMMHTSSSEDECEVIMIEPEPEPGAMVMESELFAFDEDAECIQYEEIVPVDEEQYFKEGVIRQLRSKYLSHHAHRRTFRHRMLRKYLIHQRFIQLRTEVLARASVPLRQLIDRRRRRLPVHVAEPIDRQNEDSNCSDSSSSSSSSSSSSSSSASSSSSSSSFSSSSDSKRSRVTEEETIDIVSTTESASEDLSRNNALETNNNEIVVSSPLKLESAAPYESRAESTGDQDDRLPKSPEKGSIEDIRSPAPVDSGSSSSFDACNPKSSPSSSPRSSSSSSQGDTSPSITGSAAAAHAATDRPRTVIVSPPISRKKKKLSFEESLLHIEQMYRKPSSPTLLPVAAAGSRLTSPSVVVPAARPNVIVNVNNKREVARKLIIPSYKIFDQTTDDQPEVLVVNGHRKPSIEVMTTTTAYVADSRGKSMTPPPHRRTSLSASPSYSSRSISEHGRRVRELGRRKASLVRRRSCCCSPLPRSPVPAARVSASPSATAASPPSPALMQLIESTARSPVPYVRLERSDYAEKLAENYRRQHYPRSS; encoded by the coding sequence ATGGACCACCATGGACTGTATGCGGACATCTCGAACAGTTTCCCCAGTGCGGGCGGTCTACCGAGCACGAGCGTGAAGTACCAGCTTCACAATCCGCCGCAGATTCCACCCCAGCCGCCTCCCGTGCCAGGATCGGGGCCTGCCCTGGGTTCCCGCCAGTTCCAGTACCACCattcgcagcagcaaccatcgTCCCTGAGCTCCCTGCTCCACTCGCAATCCGGCGTAGCGGCAGGGGCTTATGGCCAGGCGCAGGACACTACTGCTGGTGCCCACCACCAGATCCACCAGCGGCATGCTGCTCAGCAACAATCAAGCCAGCGGCAACATCAGCATCCCGAACCGACCCATCGTACCGTAAACGGTGGCGTTGGCAACCTGGGAGCTGACCTCTACCCGAACGAAACCGTCGGTTTATTCGAGGCCACCAGCAacacgaacagcagcagcggaggtACACTCGCCGGTGGCAACCAAAACAGCAGCTACAGCTCGAGCGTGTCGAACAGTTCGCGCAAATACGAGACAAACACCGGGGACAGCATCACatacaacatcaacaacatcaacacgaACATTGTGAACAACATTAGCGCCGGCCACCAGACCGGCCCACCGGCGGTAGCGGCGATCgccaatggtggtggtggtgttggggGAACTGTCGATTTCCTCTGCGGCGGTATAACGACCGGCGGATCGCAGTACGGTTCCGGAGCGGCCGGCACATCAGCCTCCGGGTCGATCGCGGTGAACGGCGGCAGTGCTACGGGCGGCGTGCAAGGTGCAAGCAATCCGACGATCATCAACATTAGCAATAACAATCATAACATAATGGCCCCACCGTACCCGTACCATGGCGTGCCGCCGTATCAGACCGGGAAGCCGGTCGGTGGCAAGTACTCGGCGGCAGtaggtggtggcggcggcggcggcgcgggtTCCACTGGATGGACGGAGTACGCTAACCATCAACATGAAGCCTCCGTGATCGGGAACTTTGAAGCCAAGAACCCGAACAAGTATCACCCCACGATGGTGGTTGGTGCCACAGGAACGGGAGGCATCGGAAGTCGTAtgaccggcggcggctaccGATACGCATCCGAGTACGTTGGTGGGAGTCAGCAAACGGGTCAGCCGTCGTCAGgaggtcagcagcagcagcacggtgcACATTACGCATCGCAAGGCGCAGGATATGGATTGTATCACCCGGATGGTGTGCAAGTGTCGCCGGTCCAACAGTCGGCCCTGGGCGCCGTAGGTTACGAGGCGTATCCTCACATTGTGCGCAACAACAAGTACACGTCCGGCCCGTCGGTCATGGGACCACACATGACGGGTGGATCACGAGCCAGCAGCTCCGATCTCATGTACAACGAACGATCTCAACGCTACGTCAGTAGCTATGCCAGCGGCAACGCGTACCTTTCGTCGGCTGCTGGCGCCCACGGCCAGGTGCCGGGACCAACCACCGGTGCGTTCTACCCGTCAATGGTGCCGGGAGCGAAGGGCATGATGAACCCGGGACCGGAGTACTATGGCAACTCGTACGTGAAGCAGCTACCAGCGCACCACGGCCATCATCACCCACCAAACCACACCCCGTACATACCACCGAATCGTATGGCGTATGCGAGCGCAGGCCAAACCCCGAATGCCAACTACCACCACCCTCACCCACAAACCCACCCACATCACCCGCATCACGTTTCCCATCCACACAAAGGCACGACGGTGATCGGCGGTGCGGGTTACGGCTACAGCTCAAACGGTGCCAGTTCCTCCTATGACGATCCGTACCATCAGCGCACGGCGATGGCACGTGTGCCTTTGAGCGGCCATCCTTATACCAGCGAtccgcaccatcatcatccggtgcACGCGGCAACACAGTACGCCAATCCGCTGCCAGCGCAATCAACCGCAGCCAGCTATCATCACCAAACGTCGATCGGACTCGGCGGCTACCCGAACCCAAAGCTGACCTTCAGTAAGAACGTAAACGATTTCTACTCACCCAACGTGGCTTCGGGtgcctcgcagcagcagcagcaacactacAGTGCACCAGTGTCCGCGATGCAACCAACCAGTGGCGGCCATCACGGGGCTCACTATGGGGTTAAGTATACCTCGCAAACGATCGTACCGCCACATAAGGTGCCACCGAGTagtggcggcggaggagggGTTAGTAAACAGACGAGCTGTTACTACGACACACCGAATCCGGTGATCGACATCAACCACCCGCTCATTGATCTGGAGGAACAGATCAACAGCGTCAAGATCCTTAAGAACCCCCCCAATGCTATGGCTGGTGGCGGGTATGAAGCGATCCATCCGCTAAACTACGACTGCCAGCAGATGTACCTACAGAATCGCTATTTGCACGCAAAACCGGCCACCTCGACCGCTAGTGGCAACACAGGGGGCTACATCAGCGGTGGTCTATCGACTGCCAGTGGGAGCCTGCATCACGCACAGCGTCATCTGTattctcatcatcatcagctccATCATCCGGAAGCGATGGGGGCTTTTGGAGCATATACCACGATCGAGGACCTGGAACTGTTGCCGAGAAGCTTTGCGCTCGATGATAGCCTAAAGGACAAGAGCCTTCGCGACTATCTGACCAGCTGGAGCGAGATGGAAGAGGAGGACCCCAATGCGAGCAAGGGAGTGCCGAAGGAAGCTAACAATAACTTAAGCGCCCATCAGAACTTTGAGTCATACAACtatccacagcagcagcagcagcagcaacagcaaccgctAGTAGCTACTTCTACTACTGCACCGCAACCAACCATCAGCCCTGCGCCCGTGAAGCCGCCGACGGAAACAACCATGGCCATAGCTTCGCCACAGCCTGCTAAGCCTGAGGAAGCGCCGGTGAAACCTCCACCATCGGTGCAGTGTCCCGTTACCGGGCACACGGGCGTGATCGTAGCCAACGTGCAGAATACGGGCAATCTGCCGGACATTCTGGTCGATATCGAGAAGCCGGCCAAACCCGACGAACCCCAGGGCAAGGACGACGAAAAGCTGTACATTCTCGAGACGTACGATGTGCCACATTCGGAGCTGAACAAGTACAAACACCTAAACGTCATCAACGAGCTGCCGAAGAATGTGGTCCCCATCAACGATAGTGCCGATTCGCTCAAGTTTCTCGAggagatcgaatcgaaccgggAAAAGTACTACCAAACGGAGCTCGAGTCGGAAGTGGTGTACGAGGATCGCAAGATGGACGAGAAAGTCAAACAGCAGGAAGAGCTGGAGGTGGAAGATGGAACCGCCAGCGAAGAGGAATCGGACCGGACGAACGTTGATCCAAAGTCCGTCATACAGCAGCCAAAGGTTGAGGTCGAAAGCACCGTTCAGGAGGAAGATTTGCTGCCAGAGCAACAGGACACTCAGGAGCAATCACAGCAACCAGAGCACGAAACTGATAGTCAACACGAAGAAATGCTGAACGAAGAAAACTCCTGCGAAGAACAACAGACATCTCAGGAAGCTTCGGAAGAGATGGGGGAGGCCAAGCCAAGTGTCATGGCTGACGCGAGTCCTCAAGAGACTCAGTACCACCCGGAGGCCCCACCGGAGACCCAACCAGAGGAAAATGTGGGTTTCGAACCGGTGGTTAATGAAGAAACGTTCAAAGTGCCACGCTGTTACCCAAAGTATCGCAAACGGCGCTTCTACGACTACGATATGCCCCGTTTCCCGAAGAAAGCCCGTCGGTCAAGCATCGAAGAGTTTATCAATTGTGATATGCCGAAATTCAAAGTACAAACGTTCAGGCGAAACCCGAAAAGCCTGGCGAGTCTGCTGTTGGACACGCTCAACTCGAAGCCATTCCGGCGCTGGGCCAAACACGAGCTGGAGCAACGACAGGAGCAACATTCACAACAGCAAGAGCCCGCGCCGGTTGCTATGGTGGAATCGCAGGAGCCTCTGGAGCAACTCGCTGCAGAAGGCGAAGTTCCGGAAGCGTACACGGAACAGCAGGAGGAACCACCAGCGACCAACGATGGGGTGATTGTTCCGTCCCTGAAAGAACTGTGCTATCAGCGAATTGATGCGCTGGATTTGTACTTGCAGCCGGCACCTCTGAAGGAACTGTGCGAAAGGGTGATTTGCGTTAACAAGCACCTTTACATCATCGAGGAGCTCAAGAGTGAACCACCGCGGCTGCAGGATCTGTGCAAGAATGTTCTGAGTGAGACCAACATCTTTATCGATGTGACCGATAATGGTGCGGTGTGCATTATCGACAACACTGAAGATGGTGACGCGGTCGGCGAAATTGAGCTGCCGGCAAAACAATCGTCTCCGTCCGGCGGTCGAGTATTTATCGTTGAAGAAGACCGGGGAACGATTGCTGATCTGCTGCGCGAAAGCGTACAGCTGCAAGAGGAGGACCTCGTGGTGATGCGGCAACATTCGGAGGACGATTGCGAAGATCACGAGATCTTTATGGCCAACCTAAACACGGAGGAACCGGCACCGTGCGTCGTCGGTGAACGAGCGGTGCTCTCGGACAGCGAAAACGATATATTTCTTCGCGTCGAGCAGGAGATCGAGAAAATGATGCACACCAGTTCCTCGGAGGACGAATGTGAGGTGATAATGATCGAACCGGAGCCTGAACCGGGCGCGATGGTGATGGAATCGGAGCTTTTTGCGTTCGATGAGGATGCTGAGTGTATACAGTACGAAGAGATCGTACCGGTGGACGAGGAACAGTACTTCAAGGAGGGTGTTATCAGACAGCTCCGATCGAAGTACTTGTCCCATCATGCCCATCGACGGACGTTTCGTCATCGTATGCTACGAAAATATCTCATCCACCAGCGTTTCATTCAATTGCGGACGGAGGTGCTAGCAAGGGCCAGTGTCCCGTTGCGTCAACTGATCGATCGACGAAGACGCAGACTTCCGGTGCATGTGGCAGAGCCTATCGATCGGCAGAATGAAGACAGCAATTGCTCCGACAGCTCTAGCAGCTCCAGTAGTAGCAGCTCCTCAAGCAGTTCCTCCGCCAGTTCCTCGTCGAGTTCGTCGTCCTTCAGCTCATCGTCTGACAGCAAACGAAGCAGGGTGACGGAAGAGGAAACGATCGATATCGTTTCGACCACCGAAAGTGCTTCAGAAGATCTGTCGAGAAACAACGCATTGGAGACGAACAACAATGAAATTGTGGTTTCATCGCCATTGAAGCTGGAGAGTGCAGCACCTTATGAATCTCGAGCCGAATCTACCGGCGATCAGGATGATCGGCTTCCGAAGTCGCCGGAAAAGGGTAGCATTGAGGACATCCGGAGCCCTGCTCCCGTGGACAGTGGAAGCAGTAGTAGTTTCGACGCTTGCAACCCCAAAAGCAGCCCCTCCAGTAGCcctcgaagcagcagcagcagcagccagggcGATACCAGCCCGTCCATCACTGgttcagcggcagcagcccaCGCGGCAACGGATCGTCCACGTACAGTGATCGTTTCGCCGCCGATttcgagaaaaaagaaaaagctaTCGTTCGAGGAAAGTTTGCTACACATCGAGCAAATGTACCGCAAACCCTCGAGCCCCACACTGTTGCCTGTGGCGGCAGCGGGCAGTCGATTGACAAGCCCTTCCGTGGTGGTACCAGCGGCACGTCCAAACGTGATTGTCAACGTGAACAACAAGCGTGAAGTGGCCCGCAAGTTGATCATACCCTCGTACAAGATTTTCGACCAAACCACCGACGATCAACCGGAGGTGCTGGTCGTCAATGGGCACCGCAAACCCTCGATCGAGGttatgaccaccaccaccgcttaTGTGGCCGATTCGCGAGGTAAATCGATgacaccaccgccacaccgTAGAACATCCCTCAGTGCCTCGCCGTCATACAGCAGTCGCTCCATTTCCGAGCACGGTCGACGGGTTCGTGAGCTGGGCCGACGGAAAGCTTCCCTGGTGCGGCGccgtagctgctgctgctcgcccCTGCCGCGCTCACCTGTGCCCGCTGCACGGGTAAGTGCATCACCGTCGGCGACAGCGGCGTCCCCGCCGTCACCAGCGCTGATGCAGCTCATCGAAAGCACCGCACGGTCGCCCGTACCGTACGTGCGGCTCGAGCGAAGCGATTACGCGGAAAAACTGGCGGAAAATTATCGCCGCCAGCACTACCCAAGGTCTTCGTAG
- the LOC128275630 gene encoding uncharacterized protein LOC128275630, with translation MFSVESERPRRFVPSPKNKQLWAACFCVLLCLPNVADGRKVTLSRVTKPTAHRGYANADIAKLSYSPSNAAPPMVAKPAAPVYSAPPAAPHQPSYGWNVPGAHPGAPPAGAGGGVYPGAAVAGAAGTGIVAGNVYRSHGHNSTGGFGSLAHSPPVASASYPGQPPVQGFPGAPVQHPGGGFPAPGYQPQPAGGYYPQAQPGFPHQPSYVPAGHYDQGHYQGHPGQTVHHYEQPASGGSGIGTILGAGAAGLAAGVGGAALFDALKPKESKDEGTTTTATTAATTVAGASTLAAASETPAPVSPANPNGEAPLAPLPVNPNGDAPLAPMPTSPNGAEVPLASLPTEITPLAADSTSAGTDRTPENPIGMAPLAPLPDSTNGTSSSAAATDSTTTATTGSDVEARSSALNVQPDLSASMAEPAKGGAAHLTSAFSLVATLLPLIVKYLRC, from the coding sequence ATGTTCAGCGTCGAAAGCGAGCGTCCACGGCGCTTTGTGCCTTCGCCTAAAAATAAGCAACTGTGGGCCGCGTGTTTCTGTGTGCTTCTCTGTCTGCCGAATGTGGCCGACGGCCGAAAGGTGACACTGTCACGTGTCACGAAACCCACCGCCCACAGGGGCTACGCAAATGCGGACATCGCGAAACTAAGTTACTCGCCGAGTAACGCCGCTCCGCCGATGGTCGCGAAACCGGCAGCACCCGTGTACTCGGCGCCTCCTGCTGCACCCCACCAACCGTCGTACGGTTGGAATGTCCCCGGAGCACATCCGGGCGCTCCtccggctggtgctggtggtggtgtctaTCCGGGTGCGGCTGTAGCGGGCGCTGCCGGCACGGGTATCGTCGCTGGCAATGTGTACCGTTCGCATGGTCACAATTCCACCGGAGGATTCGGTTCGTTGGCCCACTCACCACCGGTGGCTTCGGCGTCGTATCCGGGGCAACCACCGGTTCAAGGCTTCCCTGGAGCACCCGTGCAGCATCCGGGCGGTGGATTCCCAGCGCCGGGCTATCAGCCACAACCCGCCGGAGGCTACTACCCTCAGGCGCAGCCAGGATTCCCTCATCAGCCCAGCTACGTGCCCGCAGGACACTACGATCAGGGCCACTACCAGGGACACCCGGGACAAACCGTACATCACTACGAGCAGCCCGCCAGCGGTGGAAGTGGCATCGGCACAATTCTTGGTGCTGGCGCAGCCGGATtggctgctggtgttggtggtgcagCCCTGTTCGATGCGCTGAAACCGAAAGAATCGAAAGATGAGGGCACCACAACGACTGCCACAACGGCTGCCACAACCGTTGCAGGGGCAAGTACGCTGGCTGCCGCAAGTGAAACACCAGCACCCGTTTCGCCTGCCAATCCTAACGGAGAGGCCCCATTAGCTCCTCTCCCGGTCAATCCGAATGGAGATGCTCCACTGGCCCCTATGCCGACGAGTCCCAACGGCGCTGAGGTACCACTGGCTTCGTTGCCGACCGAAATTACGCCACTGGCGGCAGACTCTACGAGCGCCGGAACCGACCGCACACCGGAGAATCCTATCGGAATGGCACCTCTGGCTCCGCTGCCAGATTCTACCAATGGCACTTCGtcctcggcagcagcaacggacaGCACTACTACGGCCACCACGGGTTCGGATGTGGAAGCACGCAGCTCGGCTCTCAATGTGCAGCCCGATCTGTCCGCCTCGATGGCGGAACCAGCCAAGGGTGGTGCCGCCCATCTAACATCCGCTTTCTCTCTGGTCGCCACGCTGCTACCGCTGATTGTGAAGTATCTGCGGTGTTAA
- the LOC128275742 gene encoding trithorax group protein osa-like: protein MVDTRVKEKVRPRAAMAGYENRRLKVLAICVMLSISTLLPTTDALKSSKSRSKSSSSSSSSGRVSKPTASSSSYSNPGSLSYSGYQAKPAPKPAPKPSAPVDSSSNQQRIGWNTNNQQSKPAVQPATANKPPPYPVQQTHNTHQTHSAPGAPPPPYSHGPPPPYSAANNPNVNSRFEPPPMYSPGSQGFKPGQPGGFGQPGGFGQQGGFGGGGYHAPMGGYGAPHGTFQGGGAAPPVNYAPAPAFPIAAIPVGAYKPQSSGIGVGGIAAGIGTGLLAGAAGSALYNALRPEDRGQYRGDRVTIINNAPPAAAEGAAAPAAAAPAAPAPGAPAAAPVAPAAPGVPAPAAPGDGQPSVPLAPFPAADNSNAQSAPPGVPDAPMILNQNATMEQKPSANEPESGTPLAEVPVSPASTETTTVGPNSKQYIAPPGQYYPATGQYVPPGEYDPATGIFTPGRYIPDTNIFQSGQYDPLTQMFIPGRYESTGQFLPDPNHPPLSLAPSAPSAPTAPETVTPAVSSQLQSERVATGGGVTATCSSLSVVTALGALLMSGRFRLLGVGF, encoded by the coding sequence ATGGTCGATACGAGGGTGAAAGAGAAAGTGCGGCCCCGCGCGGCCATGGCAGGTTACGAAAATAGGCGCCTGAAGGTGCTGGCAATCTGCGTGATGTTGTCCATTTCGACCTTGCTACCGACGACCGATGCGCTGAAGAGCAGCAAGAGTCGCAGCAAGAGCtcgtcttcgtcatcatcTTCTGGACGCGTCTCGAAGCCAACCGCGTCATCTTCCAGTTACTCGAACCCCGGAAGTCTGAGCTATTCAGGCTATCAGGCGAAACCCGCTCCGAAGCCTGCTCCGAAACCGTCGGCTCCGGTCGATTCGTCGTCGAACCAGCAGCGCATTGGCTGGAATACCAACAACCAGCAGTCGAAACCCGCCGTTCAGCCAGCGACGGCCAACAAACCGCCTCCATACCCGGTCCAGCAGACCCACAACACTCATCAGACGCATTCGGCCCCGGGTGCTCCGCCACCACCTTACTCGCATGGGCCTCCGCCACCGTACTCTGCGGCTAACAATCCTAACGTGAACTCACGCTTCGAACCTCCGCCGATGTACAGTCCTGGCAGTCAAGGATTCAAACCGGGTCAGCCGGGCGGCTTCGGGCAGCCGGGAGGATTTGGCCAGCAGGGAGGattcggcggtggtggttatCATGCTCCGATGGGTGGATATGGCGCTCCGCACGGCACGTTCCAAGGAGGTGGTGCTGCTCCGCCCGTAAACTACGCTCCGGCTCCTGCCTTCCCGATCGCTGCCATTCCGGTGGGCGCTTATAAGCCACAATCGTCCGGAATTGGGGTTGGTGGTATTGCTGCTGGCATTGGCACAGGACTGCTGGCCGGTGCAGCGGGATCGGCGCTCTATAACGCACTCCGACCGGAGGATCGAGGTCAGTATCGAGGTGACCGTGTAACCATTATCAACAATGCTCCCCCAGCGGCTGCCGAAGGCGCGGCAGCCCCGGCCGCAGCAGCTCCTGCGGCCCCGGCACCAGGTGCCCCCGCAGCAGCCCCAGTTGCTCCAGCTGCACCGGGTGTAccagctcctgctgctcctgggGATGGTCAACCATCGGTTCCGCTAGCACCGTTCCCTGCCGCTGATAACTCTAACGCTCAGTCAGCACCACCCGGAGTACCCGATGCGCCAATGATTTTGAATCAGAACGCCACCATGGAACAGAAGCCGTCAGCTAATGAACCCGAGTCTGGAACTCCGCTTGCCGAGGTCCCCGTATCTCCTGCGTCCACCGAAACGACCACCGTGGGTCCAAATTCGAAGCAGTATATTGCCCCACCGGGCCAGTACTATCCCGCCACCGGTCAGTACGTCCCGCCAGGGGAGTACGATCCAGCCACAGGAATATTCACTCCCGGCCGCTACATCCCGGACACGAACATTTTCCAATCCGGACAGTACGATCCGCTGACACAAATGTTTATCCCCGGTCGCTACGAATCCACCGGTCAGTTCTTGCCGGATCCTAATCATCCACCGCTGTCGCTTGCACCGAgtgcaccgagtgcaccgACGGCCCCGGAAACGGTCACGCCGGCAGTCTCATCGCAGCTGCAATCGGAACGGGTAGCGACGGGTGGCGGCGTCACCGCAACGTGCAGCTCTCTTTCGGTCGTAACggcgctcggtgcgctgcTGATGTCCGGCCGATTCCGGCTGCTCGGAGTCGGCTTTTAA
- the LOC128275500 gene encoding eukaryotic peptide chain release factor GTP-binding subunit ERF3A: MDQDSDNNEMSAKFSTLNVNAQEFVPSFCSPSTTTAPTQEAAAATPVVTTAATPAPTVPTSATSSGGSSSGVGGAGGGGATTPTSTAATPTPPSSSAPTPMEKGDDDAVKTPENNESEPLDSWDAEEDSILTPEDEEMELEDGEMDGDAAPKVSKKKPPKVEESRSKKEHVNVVFIGHVDAGKSTIGGQIMSLTGMVDKRTLEKYEREAREKSRESWYLSWALDTNQEERDKGKTVEVGRAYFETEKKHFTILDAPGHKSFVPNMIGGAAQADLAVLVISARKGEFETGFDRGGQTREHAMLAKTAGVKHLVVLVNKMDDPTVNWDVERYNECKDKILPYLKKLGFNPLKDLTFMPVSGITGQGLRERIDDSICPWYEGPAFIPFIDELPSLNRKTDGPFIMPIVDKYKDMGTVLMGKVESGMAKKGTNLLVMPNRTQVCVDQLWSDDEEVTSVGPGENVKIKVKGIEEEDVSPGFVLCDASNPIKTGKVFDAQVVILEHKSIICAGYSAVMHIHCAAEEITVKALICLVDKKTGDKSKTRPRFVKQDQVAIMRIECSGLICLEQFKLFPQMGRFTLRDENKTIAIGKVLKVVE, from the exons ATGGATCAGGATAGCGACAACAACGAAATGAGCGCAAAGTTCTCGACGCTCAACGTGAACGCACAAGAGTTTGTGCCCAGCTTTTGCAGTCCGAGCACAACGACGGCCCCGACACAGGAAGCGGCCGCCGCTACGCCGGTGGTAACGACGGCAGCCACTCCAGCGCCAACGGTGCCAACGTCGGCCACGTCGAGcggcggaagcagcagcggagtgggcggtgccggtggtggtggtgccaccaCTCCGACATCAACAGCGGCCACACCAACGCCACCGTCCTCGTCGGCACCGACGCCCATGGAGAAGGGCGACGATGACGCGGTcaaaactcccgaaaacaATG AAAGTGAACCCCTCGACAGCTGGGACGCCGAAGAGGACTCGATCCTGACGCCCGAGGATGAAGAGATGGAGCTGGAGGATGGCGAGATGGACGGTGACGCGGCACCGAAAGTGTCGAAAAAGAAGCCACCCAAGGTTGAGGAAAGTCGAAGCAAAAAGGAACACGTGAACGTCGTGTTCATTGGACACGTCG ACGCCGGAAAATCCACGATCGGTGGACAGATCATGTCCCTGACCGGCATGGTGGACAAGCGGACACTCGAAAAGTACGAACGCGAGGCACGTGAAAAATCGCGAGAAAGCTGGTACTTATCGTGGGCCCTCGATACGAATCAAGAAG AACGGGACAAGGGAAAAACGGTGGAAGTTGGTCGTGCCTATTTTGAGACTGAAAAGAAGCATTTCACCATCCTCGACGCACCGGGACACAAGAGTTTCGTGCCCAACATGATTGGCGGGGCGGCCCAGGCCGATCTGGCGGTGCTCGTGATCTCCGCCCGGAAGGGCGAGTTCGAGACCGGATTCGATCGGGGTGGCCAAACGCGAGAGCACGCGATGCTGGCGAAGACGGCCGGCGTTAAGCatctggtggtgctggtcaACAAAATGGACGACCCGACCGTCAACTGGGACGTGGAGCGATACAACGAATGCAAGGACAAAATCTTACCATACCTCAAGAAACTAGG ATTTAATCCACTCAAGGATCTAACGTTTATGCCGGTGTCCGGCATCACCGGGCAGGGGCTGCGGGAGCGAATCGATGACTCCATCTGCCCCTGGTACGAGGGACCGGCCTTTATTCCGTTCATCGACGAGCTGCCGTCGCTCAACCGCAAAACCGACGGCCCGTTCATCATGCCCATCGTCGACAAGTACAAGGACATGGGAACGGTGCTCATGGGCAAGGTGGAATCCGGCATGGCGAAGAAGGGCACCAACCTGCTGGTGATGCCCAACAGA ACTCAAGTGTGTGTCGATCAGCTATGGtccgacgacgaagaggtGACATCCGTGGGGCCAGGTGAAAACGTCAAAATCAAAGTTAAG GGCATAGAGGAGGAGGACGTCTCGCCCGGGTTTGTCCTGTGTGACGCTTCCAATCCGATCAAGACGGGCAAGGTTTTCGACGCCCAGGTCGTCATCCTAGAACACAAGTCAATCATTTGTGCGGGATACTCGGCGGTGATGCATATACACTGTGCGGCGGAGGAGATTACTGTTAAG GCTCTTATTTGTTTAGTAGATAAGAAGACGGGAGATAAGTCCAAGACAAGGCCGCGCTTTGTGAAACAGGATCAGGTCGCCATCATGAGAATTGAATGCTCCGGATTGATATGCTTAGAGCAGTTTAAACTATTCCCTCAGATGGGTCGCTTCACGCTTCGAGACGAAA ACAAAACCATTGCCATTGGAAAGGTGCTGAAGGTTGTGGagtaa